A window of Microbispora hainanensis genomic DNA:
GCTGATCATCCGGTTGTTCGCACGAGACGGCTTCGACGTCTCCGCCTCCGACGCCCAGTACGGCTGGGTCGCGCTGGCCCTCCCTGCCGCTGCCGGGATCGTGGTGACTCAGGCCGCCGCGTGGCGGGCGGCGCACCGTGCCGCGGACGTCTCGCCCGTCCAGGCGCTGCGCAGCAGCGTGGCGGAGCCCCGGGAGCGCCGCTGGCCGCGCCTGCTGTCCGCGTCCGTGATCTTCGCGGGCGCCTGCTTCTGGTACATGGTGGCGGTCGTGGTCCGCGCAGACGAGCCGCCCGGGCCGGACCGCACGTTCTCCGTCGCCCTCATGAACCTTTTCGGGACGCTGCTGACCGTGACAGGGCTGGCCGTGCTCACGCCGTTCTTCGTCGGGCCGCTGGGCGGGCTGGTGGGCCGCGTCGGGACGCTGGTCAGCGGGGAGACCGGACGGCTGGCGCGCGCCACCATCACCCGCAGCCCGCGCCGGGTCTCCTCGGCCGCCTCCTCGCTGATGCTCGGCGTCGCACTGCTCGCCTCCGTGGTGCTGGTCACGATGTCGGTGCAGGACCGGTTCCGTGAGGCGGGACGGCAGGTGATGGCGGCCGAGCACGCGATCGCCTCCACCGCGAGGACCGCCGAGGGTGCGCCCGCTCCGCTGGCCAGGGATGTCGCGGCGAAGGTCACGGGCGCACATGGGGTGTCCCGGGCGGTCGTCCTGACCCGGACCGAGGTCACGCTGGTGTCGCCGGAGCCGGACGCGGCCGGCCTGGAAGAGCCGGGCATCGCCGGATCGGAGGAGGCGGCTGAGCCGTTCCGATTCCTGGTCAGTGGTGTCGAGCCGGCCGGGCTGCGGGACGTCCTGAGGCTGGGCGGCCGGCCGCCCGCACTGCGTACAGGGCAGATCGCGCTGTCGTCGGCCGTCATGAAGGAACGGGGACTCCGCCGCGGCCAGGACCTCGTCGTGCGTGGCGCGCGGGGCCGCGTCACGCTTACGGTGGCGGGCGCGTACCACGATCCGTCGCACCTGTTCGCCGACCAGGCGCTGGTGGCCCCGGCGACGATGGACCTGCTCGACGCCAACGCCGCCACCGTGGCGGTGCTCGTGCGTGGCGGCTCGGCGGAGACCCTGGCGCGCGCCGTGGCCGGGGTGCCGGGCGTACGCGTTCTCGGCCGCGACGCGTACGTGGAGGCGGCGTCGCAGTCGCTCACCCGGGCGTTGCGCGCGACGCACAGTTTCGTCGGCATGGCGCTGTTGCTGGCGCTGTTCGGGATGGCGACCACGGTGTCGATGAGCGTCGCCGAACGCAGGCGGGAGTTCGGGTTGCTGGGGGCCGTAGGCGCGACCATGCGGCAGATCCGCTCGATCGTCCGCTGGGAGGCGGCGGCCGTGGTCGCCCTCGGCACGATCCTCGGTTTGGTGATCGCGATGGGCACGCTGGAGCTGCTGCATCTGACGAGCGGCAGCTCGTACCTGCGCCCGGCCCCGCAGTGGTGGCTGTTCCCGCTGGTCGCGGCGGGTGCGGCCGTGGCGACGCTGGCGACCTCGACGCTGCCCGCGCGCCGGGCCGCGTCCGTACCCGTCCTGGAGGCGGCCAGGGCGCAGTGAGCCCCCACGTCCGGTGACGCCGACGGCTTCCAGCGGTACGGGCGGCGACCACGCCAGGCGCGGCAGATGTCCGACGAACGTCTCCGCCCTGGATCGCCGACGTCCCGGGCCGGAAGCCTTGCCGCATCCGCCCGGAGCGAGGTTGGCGACGGCGGGTCGCATCTCGGCAAAGTGGACTATACAGTCCATGTACTGTGGCCTCTTGCTGGTGAACCACGCTGGCATCATGCCTTCAAGGCGGTCGTGGCATCGGATAACTTGGACTATTGGGTCCACTATGCTGGTGTCCGGCTGATTCTCGACAGCTATCTGTAACTCTCGCCGAAGACGATCAGTGGCGCTCGTCCGTGAGCGACGCGCCCATCGATGCGCGCGGCCGGCCGGTCCGCCGCTCTTCACTCACTCCGCGTAGGAAGAAGGCAGATCGACATGGATCTCGACAGGCTCATGGGCAAGCACCTGACCAGGTATTTCGACCCCGGCAGGACCATTCCGGAGGAGACCCTTCAGCGGTTGCTGCGGTTCCTGCGCTCCACGCCCTCGTCGGTGAACGTGCAGCCCAACCACTTCTACGTCGTCGCCACGCCGGAAGGGAAACAGCGGCTCGCGAGCAACCTGGGCGAACGGTTCATGGACAACAGCGAGAAGATCCTGAACGCGTCGCACACGATCATCCTCACCACCAGGGCGGATGTGTCTGACAGCCACCTTGAGGCGGTGTTCGCCAAGGAGCGGGCCGACGGCCGCTTTCCCGACCCCGCCAAGCAGGAGCTGTGGGAATCGATGACCCGTGACTTCCTCAACCTGCGCAGCTACGGCTACAAGGACCTGAACCACTGGATGGAGAAGCAGACCTACATGGCGGTGGGCCTGACCATGATGGCGGCCGCCGAGCTGGGCGTCGAGGCCACACCGCTGGAAGGGTTCGACCCGGCCAGCGTCGACAAGGCGTTCAAGGTCCGCGAGACCGGGCACAGCACGACGGTGCTGCTGGCGCTCGGCTACCCCGACCCGCGCAAGGTGTACAGCAACCCGATCTCGCGGTTCGACGCCGACCGGCTGTTCACCTTCGTCTGAACCGCCGACACTCACAACACAGAAGGGGACAGTCCCGATGAAAGCCATCGTGGTGACCGACCAGGCCGCTGGAACGGCCGGGATGACGCTCGCGGAGCGGCCTGAGCCGTCCGCGGCGATCAACGACGTCGTCGTCCGGATTCACGCCTCCGGCTTCGTCCCGACCGAGATGGAATGGCCGTCGACCTGGACCGACCGCACCGGACGGGACCGGACGCCGTCGATCCCCGGCCACGAGCTGGCCGGAGTGGTCAGCGCCCTCGGCTACGGCACGACCGGGCTGTCGGTCGGGCAGCGGGTGTTCGGCCTGGCCGACTGGCACCGCGACGGCACCCTCGCCGAGTACGTGGCGATCGAGGCGCGCAATCTCGCGCCGCTGCCCGGCGATGTCGACTTCACCGCGGGCGCGTCCCTGCCGATCTCCGGGCTGACCGCGTGGCAGGGGCTGTTCCAGCACGGCCGTCTTCAGGCCGGGCAGACCGTCCTGGCCCATGGTGCGGCCGGGGCGGTCGGGACGATGGTGACCCAGCTCGCGCGGGAGGCCGGGGCGTACGTCATCGGCACCGGGCGCGCCGCCGACCGCCAGAAGGCGCTCGACTTCGGCGCGCATGAGTTCCTCGACCTGCAGAACGATGCGCTGAGCGACGTCGGTGGCGTCGATCTGGTCTTCGACGTCATCGGCGGGGACGTGCAACGGCAGTCCGCCGCCCTGATCAGGCCCGGGGGAACGCTGGTGTCCGTCGTCGGCCCGGTCGAGGCGCGGCCCGCAGACGGTCTGGCGATCGACTTCGTGGTCGAGGCCGATCGCGCCCAGCTGGATGCGATCGTCCAGCGGGTGCGGGATGGACGGCTGCGGACCAACATCGGCACCATCGCCCCCCTCGACGACGCCGTCGCCGCTCTCAATCCGACCGAGCGGCTCAAGGGGAAGACGATCATCCGCGTACGTCCGTGAGTTCTTGACGACAGCGACATTTCCCGACTCGTACGGGAGTGGTGGCCGGGCCGGCCTGCCATCCGGCGTGCACGCCGCGTGATCGCGGCCGGCTCTGCCATATGGACAAAACAGTCGGGCAGTGACCCGGCCGCCGCGTGCGTGGCGTTGCCATGCTCGAAAGTCGTGATGCTCGAAAGAGGAGGCAGTGAGCGACCCGGAGACCGATCGCGACAACCGCCGATGGGTGCGTGATCTCGCCACGGCCGGTCCCGCCAGGGAGGCGGCATGCAGGGAGCTGTATCCCTTGCTGCTTCGCATCGCGCGTTCCGAGGCCCGTCGCCGTGCGCCGAGCCTGGGGCTGTACGGCCCGGAGCTTGAGGACATCGCTCGCCAGGCCGCCGCTGACGCGTTGATGGCGGTCACCGAGCGGCTGGACACGTTCCGAGGTGAGGCGCGGTTCACCACGTGGGCGGGCAAGTTCGTGCTCTTCAACGTCGCCGCCAAGATGAACCGGCACTTCTGGCGTCGCCACGAGGTCTCCTACGATCAGGAGGACTGGTCCAGGATCGAATCGAGGGCCGACGTGGGCCCCGACGACGAGGCGCAGGTCCGGGAGTTCGCGGCGGCGGTCTCGACCGCGGTCGAAGAGCATCTGTCGGAGCGTCAGCGCATCGTGTTCCTCTCGACGGTCCTCAACGGCATGCCGATGGATGTCCTGGCCGACGAGCTGGGCTCGACCCACAACGCGCTCTACAAGGTGCTCTTCGACGCCCGGAAGAAGCTCCGCGCGGCGCTGGTGGCGGGCGGCTACCTTGCCCGAGGCGCCTGAGGCCCTGAGGCCCTGGGGTCCTGAGGTTCTGAGGTCGCGAGGTCCTGGGGTCCTGGGGTCCTGAGGTCGCGAGGTCCTGAGGCCCGCGGAACAACGAGGCCGGCACCCGACCACGTCGCGAGGCCCGCGGCCTGGTGGTCTGCGCCACCAGAACTCGCGTGTGCCGACTCGGCGGCAGCGCGATCGG
This region includes:
- a CDS encoding NADP-dependent oxidoreductase, which encodes MKAIVVTDQAAGTAGMTLAERPEPSAAINDVVVRIHASGFVPTEMEWPSTWTDRTGRDRTPSIPGHELAGVVSALGYGTTGLSVGQRVFGLADWHRDGTLAEYVAIEARNLAPLPGDVDFTAGASLPISGLTAWQGLFQHGRLQAGQTVLAHGAAGAVGTMVTQLAREAGAYVIGTGRAADRQKALDFGAHEFLDLQNDALSDVGGVDLVFDVIGGDVQRQSAALIRPGGTLVSVVGPVEARPADGLAIDFVVEADRAQLDAIVQRVRDGRLRTNIGTIAPLDDAVAALNPTERLKGKTIIRVRP
- a CDS encoding nitroreductase family protein; translation: MDLDRLMGKHLTRYFDPGRTIPEETLQRLLRFLRSTPSSVNVQPNHFYVVATPEGKQRLASNLGERFMDNSEKILNASHTIILTTRADVSDSHLEAVFAKERADGRFPDPAKQELWESMTRDFLNLRSYGYKDLNHWMEKQTYMAVGLTMMAAAELGVEATPLEGFDPASVDKAFKVRETGHSTTVLLALGYPDPRKVYSNPISRFDADRLFTFV
- a CDS encoding sigma-70 family RNA polymerase sigma factor; protein product: MSDPETDRDNRRWVRDLATAGPAREAACRELYPLLLRIARSEARRRAPSLGLYGPELEDIARQAAADALMAVTERLDTFRGEARFTTWAGKFVLFNVAAKMNRHFWRRHEVSYDQEDWSRIESRADVGPDDEAQVREFAAAVSTAVEEHLSERQRIVFLSTVLNGMPMDVLADELGSTHNALYKVLFDARKKLRAALVAGGYLARGA
- a CDS encoding ABC transporter permease translates to MGNPLWLIARRTFAEGWLRLTATLLAALGSVALIAGSLQFALRAQEAVAGSDASEYVRADVLVQGGTVDPDDPYAPPDGWVRLDRLTSRPDVAAAVGDATVTVTAMRPDGQAITAAAEGRTLLRPWVPDPRLNPYLLEAGRAPAADDEVAVVRHVSRAGELRVGDTMTLTLPHQTRQVRITGIVSVHGRGAVAAGDLVLAPPETVRRAAMLPEGRWQSVWLKAAPGVSADRLRDALARDMARDLGGTAAVRTAASVRQAQAAAAAGEGASVAGVVGMLASVAIFVGLFVVANTFGTLVRQRTRRLALLGAIGATPRQVGRLIRLEALLLGGIASAGGVAAGFPVSELIIRLFARDGFDVSASDAQYGWVALALPAAAGIVVTQAAAWRAAHRAADVSPVQALRSSVAEPRERRWPRLLSASVIFAGACFWYMVAVVVRADEPPGPDRTFSVALMNLFGTLLTVTGLAVLTPFFVGPLGGLVGRVGTLVSGETGRLARATITRSPRRVSSAASSLMLGVALLASVVLVTMSVQDRFREAGRQVMAAEHAIASTARTAEGAPAPLARDVAAKVTGAHGVSRAVVLTRTEVTLVSPEPDAAGLEEPGIAGSEEAAEPFRFLVSGVEPAGLRDVLRLGGRPPALRTGQIALSSAVMKERGLRRGQDLVVRGARGRVTLTVAGAYHDPSHLFADQALVAPATMDLLDANAATVAVLVRGGSAETLARAVAGVPGVRVLGRDAYVEAASQSLTRALRATHSFVGMALLLALFGMATTVSMSVAERRREFGLLGAVGATMRQIRSIVRWEAAAVVALGTILGLVIAMGTLELLHLTSGSSYLRPAPQWWLFPLVAAGAAVATLATSTLPARRAASVPVLEAARAQ